From Streptomyces sp. NBC_00370, a single genomic window includes:
- a CDS encoding TetR/AcrR family transcriptional regulator — protein sequence MVQPSLRERRRAAATQEIVDAAERHLAEHGPAALSLRAVARSLGMTVQALYHYFPSRDALVTTLVTKAYDDLADAVQHAVDNAADVAADTPGLPRLVVAAEGYRRWAIAHPEHFQLLYGTPLRGYAAPVEGPTTQATRRMSAIFERELFGGFTPEQLAAADASALSPALHAYLEQLPHYGLGNLPPPATALLLSAWGHLHGLVVLEVFGHSVFLGEHQAEIFRMAMRNLLDDIYRRIPQRPH from the coding sequence ATGGTCCAGCCCTCCCTGCGTGAGCGGCGCAGGGCCGCAGCCACTCAGGAGATCGTGGACGCGGCCGAGCGCCATCTCGCCGAACACGGGCCCGCCGCCCTGTCGTTGCGGGCGGTCGCCCGCAGCCTCGGGATGACCGTGCAGGCGCTCTACCACTACTTCCCCAGCCGGGACGCGCTCGTCACCACGCTCGTCACGAAGGCGTACGACGACCTGGCCGACGCCGTACAGCACGCCGTGGACAACGCGGCGGACGTCGCCGCAGACACCCCCGGCCTGCCGCGGCTGGTGGTCGCCGCCGAGGGCTACCGTCGATGGGCCATTGCCCACCCGGAGCACTTCCAACTCCTCTACGGGACTCCGCTACGGGGTTACGCGGCGCCCGTCGAAGGGCCGACCACGCAGGCGACGCGCCGGATGAGCGCGATCTTCGAGCGCGAACTGTTCGGCGGCTTCACCCCCGAACAACTCGCGGCGGCCGACGCCTCCGCGCTCTCGCCCGCGCTCCACGCCTACCTGGAACAACTGCCGCACTACGGCCTGGGAAACCTGCCGCCCCCCGCGACGGCGCTGCTGCTCAGCGCCTGGGGCCACCTGCACGGACTCGTCGTCCTGGAGGTGTTCGGGCACAGCGTCTTCCTCGGTGAGCACCAGGCCGAGATCTTCCGCATGGCGATGCGGAACCTGCTCGACGACATCTACCGCCGGATCCCTCAACGTCCACACTGA
- a CDS encoding MMPL family transporter: MFERIAELAIRRSRLVLVVAVVAVALMGALGFGAFGKLLGGGYDDPASQSARAGKVIEEKFGGETNLILLVRTSEGRVDAPAARQGGESLVAELKKEKDLENVVSYWETASPDLRSKDGREAMVLAHVTGNDTERDEHTKSLVEAYAGPYKGGLTVLAGGGAAVTSEMGTQSADDLALAETIAVPITLVLLLLVFGSLVAALLPLVIGVVAIAGTFAELYILGSVTDVSVFAINLTTALGLGLGIDYALLMVSRFREQLATGASVDDAVRRTVSTAGRTIAFSAATVAAALAALLVFPQYFLRSFGYAGIGVVVIAAISTLFIMPALLVVLGHRVNSGRLPWVKPERTTSRTPFWGRLAGTVMRRPALTALPVLAVLLVAAGPLLGITFGTPDERVLRSDAESRQVSSVLQEKFNGNDDAALHVVIDKPVGKAPLESYAAELAGLKGVVRVETSTGTYGDGAGDSGGGNPALGRADAQQLNVVSTVTPKSDEAQTLVGTVRAVPAPAGTHSLVGGADAELVDSKHSIGSRLPLAITLVALTTFLLLFLFTGSITQPLRALLLNMISLGATLGVMTWIFQDGHLSSLLGFTAQPMDVSMTVLMFCIAFGLSMDYEVFVTSRIKELHEQGEDNESSVTNGLGHTGRIVTAAACLLAVSFFAFGTAKLSFMQMFGLGSGLAVLIDAVAVRGILVPAAMRLLGRAAWYAPGPLRTFHNRFGLSESAPETAPATTPELVTEAR, encoded by the coding sequence GTGTTTGAACGCATAGCCGAACTGGCGATCCGCAGATCCCGGCTGGTACTCGTCGTCGCCGTCGTGGCTGTGGCTCTCATGGGCGCCTTGGGCTTCGGTGCGTTCGGCAAGTTGCTGGGCGGCGGTTACGACGACCCGGCCTCCCAGTCCGCCCGCGCCGGCAAGGTCATCGAGGAGAAGTTCGGCGGGGAGACGAACCTGATCCTGCTGGTCCGCACCTCCGAAGGACGCGTCGACGCCCCGGCCGCCCGGCAGGGCGGCGAGTCCCTGGTGGCCGAGCTCAAGAAGGAGAAGGACCTGGAGAACGTCGTCTCCTACTGGGAGACGGCCAGCCCCGACCTGCGCTCCAAGGACGGCCGCGAGGCCATGGTGCTCGCCCATGTGACGGGCAACGACACCGAGCGGGACGAGCACACCAAGAGCCTCGTCGAGGCGTACGCAGGACCGTACAAGGGCGGCCTCACCGTCCTGGCCGGCGGCGGCGCCGCCGTGACCAGCGAGATGGGCACGCAGTCGGCCGACGACCTGGCCCTCGCCGAGACCATCGCCGTCCCGATCACCCTCGTCCTGCTGCTCCTTGTCTTCGGCAGCCTGGTCGCGGCCCTGCTGCCGCTGGTGATCGGTGTCGTCGCCATCGCTGGCACGTTCGCCGAGCTGTACATCCTCGGCAGTGTCACCGACGTCTCCGTCTTCGCGATCAACCTGACCACCGCCCTCGGGCTCGGACTGGGCATCGACTACGCCCTGTTGATGGTCAGCCGCTTCCGGGAACAGCTCGCGACAGGGGCGAGCGTGGACGACGCCGTCCGCCGGACGGTGAGCACCGCCGGCCGTACGATCGCGTTCTCCGCGGCGACCGTCGCGGCGGCGCTCGCCGCGCTCCTGGTCTTCCCGCAGTACTTCCTGCGCTCGTTCGGCTACGCCGGCATCGGTGTCGTCGTCATCGCCGCCATCAGCACACTGTTCATCATGCCCGCGCTGCTCGTCGTCCTGGGCCACCGCGTCAACAGCGGCCGGCTGCCGTGGGTCAAGCCTGAGCGCACCACCTCCCGTACGCCGTTCTGGGGCCGGCTGGCAGGCACCGTCATGCGGCGCCCCGCGCTGACCGCGCTTCCCGTACTCGCCGTCCTGCTCGTCGCCGCAGGTCCGCTCCTCGGCATCACCTTCGGCACACCGGACGAGCGGGTGCTCCGCTCGGACGCCGAGAGCCGCCAGGTGTCGTCCGTACTGCAGGAGAAGTTCAACGGCAACGACGACGCCGCCCTCCACGTCGTCATCGACAAGCCCGTGGGCAAGGCGCCACTTGAGTCGTACGCGGCCGAACTGGCCGGTCTCAAGGGCGTCGTACGCGTCGAGACCAGCACCGGCACCTACGGCGACGGCGCCGGCGACTCCGGCGGCGGCAACCCGGCGCTGGGCCGCGCGGACGCCCAACAGCTCAATGTCGTCAGCACCGTGACACCGAAGTCGGACGAGGCGCAGACCCTGGTCGGTACGGTGCGGGCGGTACCCGCACCCGCCGGAACACACTCCCTGGTGGGCGGGGCCGACGCCGAACTGGTCGACTCCAAGCACTCCATCGGCAGCCGCCTCCCGCTCGCCATCACCCTGGTCGCGCTGACCACCTTCCTCCTGCTCTTCCTGTTCACCGGCAGCATCACGCAGCCCCTGCGCGCGCTGCTCCTCAACATGATCAGCCTGGGCGCGACCCTCGGTGTGATGACCTGGATCTTCCAGGACGGCCATCTCTCCTCCCTGCTCGGCTTCACGGCGCAGCCCATGGACGTGTCGATGACCGTGCTGATGTTCTGCATCGCCTTCGGCCTCTCGATGGACTACGAGGTGTTCGTCACCAGCCGCATCAAGGAACTCCACGAACAGGGCGAGGACAACGAGTCCTCCGTGACCAACGGCCTCGGCCACACCGGCCGTATCGTCACAGCGGCGGCCTGCCTGCTGGCGGTGAGCTTCTTCGCCTTCGGCACGGCCAAGCTCAGCTTCATGCAGATGTTCGGCCTGGGCAGCGGCCTGGCCGTCCTCATCGACGCGGTGGCCGTACGCGGCATCCTCGTACCGGCGGCGATGCGCCTGCTGGGCCGTGCGGCCTGGTACGCCCCGGGCCCGCTGCGCACGTTCCACAACCGCTTCGGCCTCAGCGAATCGGCCCCTGAGACCGCCCCGGCGACAACCCCGGAGCTGGTGACCGAAGCGCGGTGA
- a CDS encoding glutathionylspermidine synthase family protein produces the protein MRRHTITPRPDWQRIVEEQGVVYPLTRYPDDTLRPYWDESAYYSFSLPEVEALEEVVEELHELCLDAAAFIVAEDRFASLGITDRRVAELVADSWRRRAEQPSLYGRFDLRYDGTDGAPAKLLEYNADTPTSLVEAASAQWFWMEERFPRADQWNSLHERLVDGWRKQAHLLPPGPLHFAHSEADELGEDLMTVAYLRETAEQAGIATAALSVEAIGWDELSGRFVDEQLGFIRACFKLYPWEWLVTDRFGEHVMDTLDNGGGTGTTCWIEPAWKMLLSNKALLAILWERNPGHPNLLPAYLDGPRELATTGGYVAKPLLGREGAGVSVHEAGAASVVRTDEPCCYQELAPLPDFDGNRVVLGAWVVGDESAGLGIRESAGLITDEYARFLPHIIT, from the coding sequence ATGCGACGCCACACCATCACACCGCGCCCGGACTGGCAGCGGATCGTCGAGGAGCAGGGTGTTGTCTATCCCCTGACCCGCTATCCCGACGACACGCTTCGCCCCTACTGGGACGAGAGCGCGTACTACTCCTTCTCGCTGCCCGAGGTGGAGGCGCTGGAAGAAGTGGTCGAGGAACTGCACGAACTGTGCCTCGACGCAGCCGCGTTCATCGTGGCCGAGGACCGCTTCGCCTCGCTGGGCATCACCGACCGGCGGGTTGCCGAGCTCGTCGCCGACTCGTGGCGGCGGCGGGCCGAACAGCCGTCCCTGTACGGGCGGTTCGACCTGCGGTACGACGGTACGGACGGCGCGCCGGCCAAGCTGCTGGAGTACAACGCCGACACACCGACGTCGCTGGTCGAGGCGGCGAGCGCGCAGTGGTTCTGGATGGAGGAGCGGTTCCCCCGAGCCGACCAGTGGAACTCGCTGCACGAACGGCTCGTGGACGGCTGGCGGAAGCAGGCGCATCTGCTGCCGCCGGGGCCGTTGCACTTCGCCCATTCCGAGGCCGACGAGCTGGGCGAGGACCTGATGACGGTCGCGTACCTGCGCGAGACCGCCGAGCAGGCGGGCATAGCCACGGCCGCGCTCTCCGTCGAGGCGATCGGCTGGGACGAGCTGTCGGGGCGTTTCGTGGACGAGCAACTGGGCTTCATACGCGCCTGTTTCAAGCTCTACCCGTGGGAATGGCTGGTGACCGACCGCTTCGGCGAGCACGTCATGGACACCCTCGACAACGGCGGCGGCACGGGTACCACCTGCTGGATAGAGCCCGCGTGGAAGATGCTGCTCTCCAACAAGGCGCTGCTGGCGATCCTTTGGGAACGCAACCCCGGCCACCCGAATCTGCTCCCGGCCTATCTGGACGGGCCGCGCGAGCTGGCCACCACCGGCGGTTACGTCGCGAAGCCGCTGCTCGGCCGCGAGGGCGCCGGTGTCAGTGTGCACGAGGCGGGGGCCGCTTCCGTCGTACGGACCGACGAGCCCTGCTGCTACCAGGAGTTGGCCCCGCTGCCCGACTTCGACGGGAACCGCGTGGTGCTGGGCGCGTGGGTGGTGGGCGACGAGTCGGCGGGCCTCGGTATCCGTGAGTCCGCAGGGCTGATCACCGACGAGTACGCGCGTTTCCTGCCGCACATCATCACGTGA
- a CDS encoding SDR family NAD(P)-dependent oxidoreductase has product MSSTATESTPTDRRPPTALIVGASRGLGHAMAAEFLDRGWHVIGTVRDTTARTPLHDLADAADGRVTIERLDINEPDHLPPLHERLADRRLDVLFVNAGITNNERTPIGAVPVADFVEVMVTNALSPMRVVEALEDLVAPAGLIGAMTSGQGSITNNTTGGREVYRGSKAALNMFMRSFAARQADTRRAFVLLAPGWIRTELGGPDAPFTMEESVPLLVDILLSRLGTPGLAYLDRNGETVPW; this is encoded by the coding sequence ATGTCATCGACTGCCACAGAATCGACTCCCACGGACCGGCGGCCGCCGACCGCCCTCATCGTCGGGGCCTCGCGCGGCCTCGGCCACGCGATGGCGGCGGAATTCCTCGACCGGGGCTGGCACGTCATCGGCACGGTCCGCGACACCACCGCCCGCACACCCCTGCACGACCTCGCGGACGCGGCCGACGGGCGCGTCACCATCGAGCGTCTCGACATCAACGAGCCCGACCACCTGCCGCCCCTGCACGAGCGTCTCGCCGACCGCCGCCTCGACGTGCTCTTCGTCAACGCGGGCATCACGAACAACGAGCGGACGCCGATCGGCGCGGTCCCGGTAGCCGACTTCGTCGAGGTGATGGTCACCAACGCGCTCAGCCCGATGCGCGTCGTCGAAGCGCTCGAAGACCTCGTGGCCCCCGCAGGACTCATCGGGGCGATGACGTCCGGGCAGGGCAGCATCACCAACAACACCACCGGGGGCCGCGAGGTCTACCGGGGAAGCAAAGCGGCCTTGAACATGTTCATGCGCAGCTTCGCGGCCCGCCAGGCCGATACGCGCCGTGCCTTCGTCCTGCTGGCACCAGGCTGGATCCGCACCGAACTGGGCGGCCCTGACGCACCGTTCACGATGGAGGAGTCCGTCCCGCTCCTGGTGGACATCCTGCTGTCCAGGCTGGGCACGCCCGGCCTGGCGTATCTGGACCGCAACGGCGAGACGGTGCCCTGGTAA
- a CDS encoding Lrp/AsnC family transcriptional regulator translates to MTDASVSDSFASQPDDVRIIRALQIAPRASFTAMASALGLTESAVNRRYRRLCAEGVIRVAGVVNPGALGQSRWLVRLRCRPGSVTAIADALAQRDDVNWVAVSAAGCEITCATQSRTREQREDLLGQRLPRTAAVLDINAFAMLRQFMGGRGHYWAALRGALSAEEETLLGSDGSPFTEAPVVARDPVHLTADDEKILDALGADGRAGLTDLAAAADSTPGRVSRRLHALLLSRVVQIDVEIAAAALGYHTRANLWLRVHPSAVKTFGRALAQEPEIAFVAAVSGPYNLHAVAHCRDLDELFEFTSDRIGSMPGLQTMEVSPVLRHIKQAGTLLSDGRLTERSRRSRSQPP, encoded by the coding sequence ATGACAGATGCATCAGTGTCTGATTCCTTCGCCTCGCAGCCCGATGATGTGCGAATCATTCGCGCACTACAGATCGCTCCTCGGGCTTCCTTCACTGCGATGGCGTCCGCGCTCGGCCTCACCGAGAGCGCCGTCAACCGCCGCTACCGGCGGCTGTGCGCCGAGGGCGTCATCCGTGTGGCCGGGGTGGTCAATCCGGGGGCGCTGGGACAGAGCCGGTGGCTGGTACGGCTCCGCTGCCGCCCCGGCAGTGTCACGGCCATCGCCGACGCACTCGCCCAGCGCGACGACGTCAACTGGGTGGCGGTGAGCGCGGCGGGCTGCGAGATCACCTGCGCGACGCAGTCACGCACCCGGGAACAGCGCGAAGACCTGCTCGGCCAACGGCTTCCGCGCACCGCCGCCGTGCTCGACATCAATGCCTTCGCCATGCTGCGGCAGTTCATGGGAGGCCGGGGCCACTACTGGGCCGCCCTGCGCGGCGCGCTGTCCGCGGAGGAGGAGACCCTCCTCGGGAGCGACGGTTCCCCGTTCACGGAAGCTCCGGTCGTCGCGCGCGACCCCGTACACCTCACCGCCGACGACGAGAAGATTCTTGACGCCCTCGGCGCGGACGGCCGGGCCGGCCTCACCGACCTCGCCGCCGCTGCGGACTCCACTCCGGGCCGGGTGTCCCGCCGTCTGCACGCTCTGCTCCTGAGCCGCGTCGTCCAGATCGACGTCGAGATCGCCGCGGCGGCTCTCGGCTATCACACCCGGGCCAACCTGTGGCTGCGCGTGCATCCTTCGGCGGTGAAGACCTTCGGACGCGCCCTGGCGCAGGAGCCCGAGATCGCCTTCGTCGCGGCCGTCTCAGGCCCGTACAACCTCCACGCCGTCGCACACTGCCGTGACCTGGACGAGCTGTTCGAGTTCACCTCGGACCGCATCGGGTCCATGCCCGGTCTGCAGACCATGGAGGTCTCCCCGGTCCTGCGGCACATCAAGCAGGCGGGCACACTGCTGTCGGACGGCCGCTTGACGGAGCGCTCCCGCAGGAGCAGGAGTCAGCCGCCCTGA